In Pithys albifrons albifrons isolate INPA30051 chromosome 16, PitAlb_v1, whole genome shotgun sequence, a genomic segment contains:
- the DEXI gene encoding dexamethasone-induced protein has translation MPAAVSARLDSVESWAFHALLVLPYMFYVGLFFVNVLILYYAFLMEYIVLNVGIVFLPEDMDQALVDLGMLSDPGSVLYETDSELDVFDGYLE, from the coding sequence ATGCCCGCCGCGGTGTCGGCTCGGCTGGATTCGGTGGAGTCCTGGGCCTTCCATGCGCTGCTGGTGCTCCCCTATATGTTTTACGTGGGCTTGTTTTTTGTCAACGTGCTGATCCTGTACTATGCCTTCCTGATGGAGTACATCGTCCTCAATGTAGGCATCGTCTTTCTGCCCGAGGATATGGACCAGGCTCTGGTGGATCTGGGGATGCTCTCTGACCCTGGCTCCGTGCTCTACGAGACGGACAGCGAGCTGGATGTCTTTGACGGGTACTTGGAGTGA